In Methermicoccus shengliensis DSM 18856, a single genomic region encodes these proteins:
- a CDS encoding indolepyruvate oxidoreductase subunit beta, producing the protein MGELNILIAGVGGQGAILMSNVIGRAAILSGRHVLSSETHGMAQRGGSVVTHVRIDARSPLIPKGACDVLAGLEPLEALRAASYVGKHTHVVLNTHPLFPTSVLRGDGVYPDMDDVVSHFEKFCAHTFAFDATRVAASLGSTRATNSVMLGAMSHILTLEEDALVHALVESVPPRTAELNRKAFEHGKRALLSSR; encoded by the coding sequence ATGGGTGAGCTAAACATCCTCATAGCGGGTGTTGGTGGGCAGGGGGCCATCCTGATGTCCAACGTGATTGGCAGAGCCGCCATACTGAGCGGACGCCACGTGCTCTCCTCGGAGACTCATGGCATGGCTCAGCGAGGTGGAAGCGTGGTCACCCACGTGAGAATTGATGCCAGGAGCCCCCTGATACCCAAGGGTGCATGCGACGTGCTGGCTGGGCTCGAGCCCTTGGAGGCTCTGAGGGCTGCGTCCTATGTGGGAAAGCACACTCACGTGGTGCTCAACACCCACCCCCTCTTTCCCACCTCCGTGCTCAGAGGGGATGGGGTGTATCCAGACATGGACGATGTAGTGAGTCATTTTGAGAAGTTCTGTGCCCACACCTTTGCGTTTGATGCCACACGCGTGGCGGCCTCATTGGGGAGCACGAGGGCGACCAACAGCGTGATGCTCGGCGCCATGAGCCATATCCTGACACTGGAGGAGGACGCCCTCGTGCACGCCCTTGTTGAGAGTGTCCCACCCCGCACCGCAGAGCTCAACAGAAAGGCTTTTGAGCATGGCAAGAGGGCATTGCTCAGCTCGAGGTGA
- a CDS encoding symporter small accessory protein: protein MMLGIPDFWVLLGFVLCIISTVLCVVYGAMYWSAPEDDEE, encoded by the coding sequence ATGATGCTGGGAATACCGGACTTCTGGGTGCTTCTGGGGTTTGTGCTGTGCATCATCAGCACGGTGCTGTGTGTGGTGTACGGGGCGATGTACTGGAGCGCTCCCGAGGACGATGAGGAGTGA
- a CDS encoding sodium:solute symporter family protein gives MVSTFTLSITVLVYLMAVFYLSWYGYKRTREVEDFMVAGRKAHPFVVAISYGSTFISTSAIVGFGGVAGLFGMGLLWLTFLNIFVGIFIAFVLFGTRTRKMGKNLGAVTFPELMGKRFNSRFIQGFSGILIFLFMPLYAGIILIGAARFIEVSLNLDYNVALLIFTIIIAAYVITGGIIAVMYTEALQGTIMFVGMALLLVLTYIKLGGVTAAHQALTDLAPLAPASLTAGGFTGWTSFPTFGSPIWWTLVSTIILGVGIGVLAQPQLAVRFMTASSKKSLYKAVAIGGVFIFMMTGVAFIVGALSNLYFYRTQGVIAVVAAGGNIDKIIPMYISSAMPEFFVVLFMLTLLAAAMSTLSSQFHVMGTSIGHDFYREFIRKGKIGLTIPITRVGIMVTIFISVVLAYVLPISIIARATAIFFGLCAAAFLPMYIGALFWKRMTRAGAIASLLVGTVSSLFWLTFVHAKEATALGICKALFGMDTLLTGTWTVVDPILVALPISLVVAFGVSLLTTPMDETHLDECFRGIEE, from the coding sequence ATGGTCTCCACGTTCACACTCTCCATAACGGTGCTCGTGTACCTCATGGCAGTGTTTTATCTGAGCTGGTATGGGTATAAGCGCACCCGTGAGGTCGAGGACTTCATGGTGGCGGGAAGGAAGGCTCATCCCTTTGTGGTGGCGATCTCCTATGGCTCCACGTTCATCTCGACTTCCGCAATCGTGGGCTTTGGAGGTGTGGCTGGGCTGTTCGGAATGGGACTGCTCTGGCTCACCTTTCTCAACATCTTCGTTGGTATCTTCATCGCATTCGTGTTGTTTGGCACCCGTACGCGAAAGATGGGTAAGAACCTCGGCGCTGTCACGTTTCCAGAGCTCATGGGAAAGCGGTTCAACTCCCGCTTCATACAGGGCTTCTCTGGTATACTGATTTTCCTGTTCATGCCCCTGTATGCGGGCATCATCCTCATCGGTGCCGCACGCTTCATAGAGGTCTCCCTTAACTTGGACTATAACGTGGCGCTGCTGATATTCACCATCATAATAGCCGCCTACGTGATCACGGGCGGCATCATCGCCGTGATGTACACCGAGGCCCTGCAGGGCACCATAATGTTCGTGGGCATGGCGCTGCTGCTGGTGCTCACGTACATCAAGCTGGGGGGTGTCACGGCTGCCCATCAGGCGCTCACCGATCTTGCTCCACTCGCCCCAGCATCGCTGACGGCAGGGGGTTTTACTGGATGGACATCTTTCCCCACGTTTGGCTCTCCCATCTGGTGGACGCTGGTGTCCACCATCATCTTGGGAGTGGGCATAGGCGTGCTCGCCCAGCCCCAGCTCGCCGTTAGGTTCATGACTGCCTCATCTAAAAAGAGCCTGTACAAGGCAGTGGCCATAGGCGGGGTGTTCATCTTCATGATGACCGGAGTGGCGTTCATCGTCGGGGCGCTGTCCAACCTGTACTTCTACCGCACGCAGGGCGTGATTGCCGTGGTGGCAGCGGGAGGCAACATCGACAAGATCATCCCCATGTACATCAGCTCGGCCATGCCCGAGTTCTTTGTGGTGCTGTTCATGCTCACACTGCTCGCAGCCGCCATGTCCACCCTCTCATCTCAGTTCCACGTGATGGGCACCTCAATAGGCCACGACTTCTATCGGGAGTTCATCAGGAAGGGAAAGATAGGGCTGACAATCCCAATCACGAGAGTGGGCATCATGGTGACCATCTTCATCTCGGTGGTGCTCGCCTACGTCCTTCCGATAAGCATCATAGCCAGAGCCACCGCCATCTTCTTTGGGCTGTGTGCCGCTGCGTTCCTGCCCATGTACATCGGAGCGCTGTTCTGGAAGAGGATGACGAGGGCTGGGGCAATAGCGAGCCTGCTGGTGGGCACCGTCTCCTCCCTGTTCTGGCTCACCTTTGTGCATGCCAAGGAGGCCACTGCACTCGGAATATGCAAGGCGTTGTTTGGCATGGATACGCTGCTCACGGGCACGTGGACTGTTGTGGACCCAATTCTGGTGGCACTTCCAATATCGCTCGTGGTCGCCTTTGGCGTCTCGTTGCTCACAACGCCAATGGACGAGACGCATCTCGATGAGTGTTTCAGGGGAATAGAGGAGTGA
- a CDS encoding flavoprotein, producing MSLGDELCIAWAITGAGHLLTDSIEAVSVLKARHPGLKITTFLSAAAVEVCRLYGVLERIGNISKGGYLEEVFVDEHRSSYPKSGRFQIGRYRALVVSPATSNTVAKAVYGIADSLVSNCIAMATKSRVPTLIVPVDAHAETVASQTPYLIDRALCVGCECCHAGSVCPTGAIRGHGTGIDTSLCTGCGVCVEACPHGAIRRMEAVLTPRQIDLENIERLKRIEGVSVGGTGDIVSWVEDVLFRTPRERG from the coding sequence TTGAGCTTGGGAGACGAGCTGTGCATTGCGTGGGCAATTACAGGTGCTGGACACCTGCTAACCGATAGCATCGAAGCGGTGAGTGTCCTCAAAGCCCGCCATCCGGGCCTTAAGATTACCACCTTTCTTTCTGCTGCAGCGGTGGAGGTGTGCAGGCTCTATGGTGTGCTCGAGAGAATCGGCAACATCTCGAAAGGTGGCTACCTCGAGGAGGTGTTCGTGGATGAGCACAGGAGCAGCTATCCCAAGAGCGGAAGGTTTCAGATAGGAAGGTACAGGGCGCTGGTGGTGAGTCCCGCCACCTCGAACACGGTGGCAAAGGCGGTGTACGGCATTGCAGACTCGCTCGTGAGCAACTGCATCGCAATGGCCACCAAGTCGAGGGTACCCACCCTCATCGTGCCCGTGGATGCCCATGCTGAGACGGTTGCTTCACAAACGCCATACCTCATTGACCGCGCGTTGTGTGTGGGCTGTGAGTGCTGCCACGCTGGGTCCGTGTGTCCCACGGGAGCTATAAGAGGGCATGGGACGGGCATAGACACCTCGCTGTGTACGGGGTGTGGGGTGTGCGTTGAGGCATGCCCCCATGGAGCCATCAGAAGGATGGAGGCAGTGCTCACACCAAGGCAGATAGACCTCGAGAACATCGAGAGGCTAAAGAGAATAGAGGGTGTGAGTGTGGGGGGAACGGGAGACATCGTGAGCTGGGTGGAGGATGTGCTCTTCAGAACACCGAGAGAAAGGGGGTGA